One window from the genome of Pelobates fuscus isolate aPelFus1 chromosome 13, aPelFus1.pri, whole genome shotgun sequence encodes:
- the INSM2 gene encoding insulinoma-associated protein 2: MPRGFLVKRHRKGCGSYRIPCDQTGPVHPVSYSSVIDVLTPYTSTLAVTGTIERDKTQQEPNMSDGASQSTSNISPIKVPPRMEQTGPPWKPLPYSPVKPVDLEMKKTFFKRYVNSPASADSFPAPDTFASMEKLFVHPFLTPDTKLQTNLSPKESPRSNKLQSKKIKVSRKLHFADEVTTSPVLGLKIKAEEPDGRSRGNQVKRPPLGEFICQLCKERYPDPFALAQHKCSRIVRVEYRCPECDKIFSCPANLASHRRWHKPRSMAPDGPAGKKLQAPIEGKENSSLVEPQAQRSGIQHQQAMDSSQPHQADHQHLSTENSSYQTREDNQTPMTHSTPEDAEEEVFDCPYCHKRFRRHAYLRKHLLSHQPFNPLERGQHTYPCTLCGVHFPSIDIRDKHRLWHAVREELLIPLEEAMLAEGGQQIFPCELCPTAFFSAPGLTLHMSKCHSPQSRQDIPQIPIVPGC, encoded by the coding sequence ATGCCAAGAGGGTTCTTGGTGAAGAGGCACAGGAAAGGGTGTGGGTCCTACAGGATTCCTTGTGATCAGACTGGACCTGTTCATCCAGTGTCCTACTCTTCAGTTATAGATGTCCTGACACCATATACATCCACTTTGGCTGTGACAGGGACTATTGAAAGAGACAAAACACAGCAGGAACCAAATATGTCTGATGGAGCTTCTCAGTCAACTTCTAATATATCTCCCATCAAGGTTCCACCTAGAATGGAACAGACTGGACCTCCCTGGAAACCACTACCCTACAGCCCAGTGAAACCTGTGGATCTGGAGATGAAGAAAACTTTCTTCAAGAGATATGTGAACTCTCCAGCTTCTGCAGACTCCTTCCCTGCTCCAGATACATTTGCTTCCATGGAGAAGCTTTTTGTCCACCCCTTCCTGACGCCTGATACAAAGTTGCAGACTAATCTGAGTCCCAAGGAGAGTCCAAGGTCCAACAAGCTCCAGTCCAAGAAAATCAAAGTCAGCAGAAAGCTACACTTTGCCGATGAAGTCACCACTTCTCCAGTGCTGGGACTGAAGATCAAGGCTGAGGAACCAGATGGCAGATCCAGGGGCAACCAGGTCAAGCGCCCCCCTCTGGGGGAGTTtatctgccaactctgcaaggaGAGATACCCTGACCCCTTTGCCTTAGCCCAGCACAAGTGCTCCAGAATTGTTCGTGTTGAATATAGATGCCCTGAGTGTGATAAGATATTCAGCTGCCCAGCCAACCTGGCTTCCCACAGGAGATGGCACAAGCCCAGGTCCATGGCACCAGATGGACCAGCAGGTAAAAAGCTGCAAGCCCCAATAGAGGGCAAAGAAAACAGTAGCCTGGTAGAGCCCCAGGCTCAGAGATCAGGCATTCAGCACCAGCAAGCAATGGACAGCTCCCAGCCACATCAAGCAGACCATCAGCACCTGAGCACTGAGAACAGCTCCTACCAAACCAGAGAGGACAATCAGACTCCCATGACTCACAGCACCCCTGAAGATGCAGAGGAAGAGGTATTTGACTGCCCCTATTGCCACAAGAGATTTCGCAGGCATGCTTATCTTCGCAAACACCTGCTTTCTCATCAGCCATTCAACCCACTGGAGAGGGGGCAACACACGTACCCTTGCACCCTCTGTGGGGTTCATTTCCCCTCCATTGACATTAGGGATAAGCACAGACTGTGGCATGCAGTTAGAGAAGAACTCCTGATCCCCCTAGAAGAGGCAATGCTGGCAGAAGGGGGGCAGCAAATCTTCCCCTGTGAACTGTGCCCCACTGCTTTCTTCAGTGCCCCAGGACTTACCTTACACATGAGCAAGTGTCACTCACCTCAAAGCAGACAGGATATACCACAAATCCCCATTGTACCTGGCTGTTAG